From the genome of Phreatobacter cathodiphilus, one region includes:
- a CDS encoding amidohydrolase family protein, with protein sequence MKVDDLVAIDIHTHAEVSCRQEPDPYWAPYEEAAGKYFKVGKRPTIAETIAHYRAQKIGLVMFTVDTETQIGNRRIPNDEIADAARDNADMMIAFASIDPHKGRLGAREAEDLIKGGVVKGFKFHPTCQGFYPNDRMAYQLYEVIAHHKMPAIFHTGHSGIGTGMRGGGGMRLKYSQPIHVDDVAVDFPDMTIVLAHPSWPWTDEALSMALHKPNVYIDLSGWMPKYFPPQIVQYANAQLRTKMLFGSDFPLIAPERWLAQFAEVGFKPEVHDLILKKNAMRVLGLGS encoded by the coding sequence ATGAAGGTCGACGATCTCGTCGCCATCGACATCCACACCCATGCCGAGGTCTCCTGCCGGCAGGAGCCCGATCCCTACTGGGCGCCCTACGAGGAGGCGGCGGGCAAGTATTTCAAGGTCGGCAAGCGGCCGACCATCGCCGAGACCATCGCCCACTACAGGGCGCAGAAGATCGGCCTCGTGATGTTCACGGTCGACACCGAGACGCAGATCGGCAACCGGCGCATCCCCAACGACGAGATCGCCGACGCGGCGCGCGACAACGCCGACATGATGATCGCCTTCGCCTCCATCGACCCGCACAAGGGGCGGCTCGGCGCGCGGGAGGCCGAGGACCTCATCAAGGGCGGCGTGGTCAAGGGCTTCAAGTTCCACCCGACCTGCCAGGGCTTCTACCCCAACGACCGGATGGCCTATCAGCTCTACGAGGTGATCGCCCATCACAAGATGCCGGCGATCTTCCACACCGGCCATTCCGGCATCGGCACGGGCATGCGCGGCGGCGGCGGCATGCGGCTCAAATATTCCCAGCCGATCCACGTCGACGACGTCGCGGTGGACTTCCCCGACATGACCATCGTGCTCGCCCACCCGTCCTGGCCCTGGACCGACGAGGCCCTGTCCATGGCCCTGCACAAGCCCAACGTCTACATCGACCTGTCCGGCTGGATGCCGAAATACTTCCCGCCGCAGATCGTCCAGTATGCCAATGCGCAGTTGCGCACCAAGATGCTGTTCGGGTCGGATTTTCCGCTGATCGCGCCGGAGCGCTGGCTCGCCCAGTTCGCCGAGGTCGGGTTCAAGCCGGAGGTGCACGACCTGATCCTGAAGAAGAATGCCATGCGGGTGCTCGGTCTCGGCTCGTAG
- a CDS encoding feruloyl-CoA synthase produces the protein MSRVAPRPMQAADGGWHRLGRLDPLVEDRADGTRLVTVRQQLAPYPRALPDRLVHWAAAAPDRTFLAERGPDGAWRRLTYGEALGQVRSLAAGLLRHDLSAERPVAILSGNSIDHALMALAAMMVGVPYAPISPPYSLVARDFGKLSYCLDLLTPGLVFVAEAGPFRAALAAVARPDRVVVAARGAEAAGALPLAELAGDPADPAVDAAHAAIAPDTIAKFLLTSGSTGEPKAVINTQRMLMANQVMLEQCFPFLAETPPVFVDWLPWNHTFGSNHNFGMVLTHGGTLFLDEGKPVAAGILPTVRNLREIAPTAYFNVPKGYEALLPHLQADIAFARQFFSRLEMLFYAGAGLAQPVWDGYVALAREVAGRDVPFVTGLGATETAPSAIMNLRTTGQAGAIGLPMVGVTLKLVPAGAKLEARVKAETVTPGYWRRPDLTAKVFDEEGFYCFGDAVAYADPADLSKGFLFDGRLSEDFKLATGTWVSVGPLRHVLNSALDPLIRDTVVTGHDRDEVGVLLVPDREACASFTGLAAGDPGLLAHEALRAEVTRRLAGLAAAATGSSNRVVRAMILDDPPSLEHGELTDKGSINQRAVLARRPALVASLHAAAPPAGVIALDIRAGETP, from the coding sequence ATGTCGCGTGTCGCCCCTCGCCCGATGCAGGCCGCCGATGGCGGCTGGCACAGGCTCGGCCGCCTCGATCCCCTGGTGGAGGACCGGGCGGACGGCACGCGGCTCGTCACGGTGCGCCAGCAGCTCGCCCCCTATCCCCGCGCCCTTCCCGACCGCCTCGTCCATTGGGCGGCGGCGGCGCCGGACCGCACCTTCCTTGCCGAGCGCGGACCGGACGGGGCCTGGCGCCGGCTGACCTATGGCGAGGCGCTGGGGCAGGTGCGGAGCCTCGCCGCGGGCCTGCTGCGCCATGATCTCTCCGCCGAGCGTCCCGTCGCCATTCTCTCCGGCAACAGCATCGACCACGCGCTGATGGCCCTCGCGGCGATGATGGTCGGCGTGCCCTATGCGCCGATCTCGCCGCCCTACAGCCTGGTGGCGCGGGATTTCGGCAAGCTCTCCTACTGCCTCGACCTACTGACGCCGGGCCTCGTCTTCGTTGCCGAGGCCGGGCCGTTCCGGGCGGCGCTCGCCGCCGTGGCGAGGCCGGACCGGGTGGTGGTGGCCGCCCGCGGAGCGGAAGCCGCCGGAGCCCTTCCGCTCGCGGAGCTGGCGGGCGATCCGGCGGATCCCGCCGTCGATGCCGCCCATGCCGCGATCGCGCCCGACACCATCGCGAAGTTCCTGCTCACCTCCGGCTCTACCGGCGAGCCGAAGGCCGTCATCAACACCCAGCGCATGCTGATGGCCAACCAGGTCATGCTGGAACAGTGTTTTCCCTTCCTGGCGGAGACGCCGCCGGTCTTCGTCGACTGGTTGCCGTGGAACCACACCTTCGGCTCGAACCACAATTTCGGCATGGTGCTGACCCACGGCGGCACGCTCTTCCTCGACGAGGGCAAGCCGGTGGCGGCGGGCATCCTGCCCACCGTGCGCAATCTCAGGGAAATCGCGCCGACCGCCTATTTCAACGTGCCGAAGGGCTATGAGGCGCTGCTGCCCCACCTCCAGGCGGATATCGCCTTCGCCCGCCAATTCTTCAGCCGGCTGGAAATGCTGTTCTACGCCGGGGCGGGCCTCGCCCAGCCGGTGTGGGACGGGTATGTGGCGCTCGCCCGCGAGGTAGCAGGCCGCGACGTGCCCTTCGTCACCGGGCTCGGCGCCACGGAGACGGCGCCCTCCGCCATCATGAACCTGCGCACCACGGGACAGGCCGGCGCCATCGGCCTGCCCATGGTGGGGGTGACGCTGAAGCTGGTTCCCGCCGGGGCGAAACTCGAAGCACGGGTGAAGGCGGAGACGGTGACGCCGGGCTACTGGCGGCGGCCGGACCTCACCGCCAAGGTCTTCGACGAGGAAGGCTTCTACTGCTTCGGCGATGCGGTGGCCTATGCCGATCCGGCGGACCTGTCGAAGGGCTTCCTGTTCGACGGACGCCTGTCGGAGGACTTCAAGCTCGCCACCGGCACCTGGGTCAGCGTCGGGCCGCTGCGCCACGTCCTGAACTCGGCCCTCGATCCGCTGATCCGCGACACCGTCGTCACCGGCCACGACCGGGACGAGGTCGGCGTGCTGCTGGTGCCGGACCGGGAGGCCTGCGCCTCGTTCACCGGGCTCGCGGCCGGCGACCCGGGCCTGCTGGCTCACGAAGCGCTGAGGGCGGAAGTCACGCGCCGTCTCGCCGGCCTCGCCGCGGCCGCCACCGGCTCGTCCAACCGTGTCGTCAGGGCGATGATCCTCGACGACCCGCCCTCGCTCGAGCACGGCGAGCTCACCGACAAGGGCTCCATCAACCAGCGCGCCGTGCTCGCCCGGCGGCCGGCGCTGGTCGCGAGCCTCCATGCGGCGGCGCCGCCGGCCGGCGTCATCGCCCTCGATATCCGTGCAGGAGAGACCCCATGA
- a CDS encoding crotonase/enoyl-CoA hydratase family protein → MGVAPLSVLSPCPGLSVHAEGAVAVIRLSRPAKRNALNETMVSGLSRAVSSLPAEIRAVVIHGEGEHFCAGLDLGEVDGEPDLAAAIQHSLGWHRAFQDIQYGRVPVISVLHGAVVGGGFELAAATHIRVAERSAFFALPEGQRGIFLGGGGSVRIPRLIGTPLVQDMMLTGRSLSAEEARAAGACQYLVEDGAGLAFAMDLARKAAGIADMTRFAVIHALPRIAEADPHIGYLTEALMASTAQTTPEAKARVRDFLAKKAAKVARPG, encoded by the coding sequence ATGGGAGTGGCGCCCTTGTCTGTCCTGTCCCCCTGTCCCGGCCTGTCGGTTCATGCCGAGGGTGCCGTGGCCGTCATCCGGCTGTCGCGGCCGGCCAAGCGCAACGCGCTCAACGAAACCATGGTGTCCGGCCTGTCCAGGGCCGTCTCTTCCCTGCCGGCCGAGATCCGGGCGGTGGTGATCCACGGCGAGGGTGAGCATTTCTGCGCCGGGCTCGACCTCGGCGAGGTCGACGGCGAGCCGGACCTCGCCGCCGCCATCCAGCATTCCCTCGGCTGGCACCGCGCCTTCCAGGACATCCAGTACGGACGGGTGCCGGTCATCTCGGTGCTGCACGGCGCCGTGGTCGGCGGCGGGTTCGAACTGGCCGCCGCGACCCACATCCGCGTCGCCGAGCGCTCGGCCTTCTTCGCGCTGCCCGAGGGCCAGCGCGGCATCTTCCTCGGCGGCGGCGGATCGGTGCGCATTCCGCGGCTGATCGGCACGCCGCTCGTCCAGGACATGATGCTCACCGGCCGTTCGCTCTCCGCCGAGGAGGCGCGTGCGGCCGGCGCCTGCCAGTATCTGGTGGAGGACGGCGCGGGTCTCGCCTTCGCCATGGACCTCGCGCGCAAGGCGGCGGGCATCGCCGACATGACGCGCTTCGCGGTGATCCATGCCCTGCCCCGCATCGCGGAGGCCGACCCGCATATCGGCTACCTGACCGAGGCGCTGATGGCCTCGACCGCCCAGACCACGCCCGAGGCCAAGGCCCGCGTGCGCGACTTCCTCGCCAAGAAGGCGGCGAAGGTCGCCCGCCCCGGCTGA
- a CDS encoding MarR family winged helix-turn-helix transcriptional regulator: MTQFSEVVMALDLGPLDSHVGYLLRRAQLAVFADILPSLAEHDVSPADYAVLTVIDRNPGAGQSQVAETLGIQKTNFVPLIRRMEARGLVLRAPSPTDRRSVALSLTAAGEALLARLHAAAQAHIDRVRDHLGADRYDALLEPLQRLASVSRPS; this comes from the coding sequence GTGACGCAGTTTTCCGAGGTGGTGATGGCGCTGGATCTGGGTCCTCTCGACAGCCATGTCGGCTATCTGCTGCGCCGGGCCCAGCTCGCCGTCTTTGCCGATATCCTGCCGAGCCTTGCCGAGCACGACGTCTCGCCGGCCGACTATGCGGTGCTCACCGTCATCGACCGCAATCCCGGTGCGGGCCAGTCGCAGGTGGCGGAAACCCTCGGCATCCAGAAGACCAATTTCGTCCCGCTGATCCGCCGGATGGAGGCGCGCGGCCTGGTGCTGAGGGCGCCCTCGCCGACAGACCGGCGCTCGGTGGCCCTGTCGCTGACGGCGGCGGGAGAAGCGCTGCTCGCCCGGCTCCACGCCGCCGCCCAGGCCCATATCGACAGGGTGCGAGATCATCTCGGCGCCGATCGGTACGACGCGCTGCTGGAGCCGCTGCAGCGGCTGGCGAGCGTCAGCCGGCCGTCCTGA
- a CDS encoding DUF2254 domain-containing protein produces the protein MMSRWQWVLTLFARKLWIRVSVMALIGVATAVAGIVFAPYVPDTWTIKIGAQAIDGILNVLASSMLSVTVFSMTTMVSAYGAATSNVTPRATRLLMEDNTSQNVLGTFIGSFLFSLVGIIALSTGLYGSEGRAILLVVTIGLIALIAITILRWIDYLARFGRLGETVARVEDATWDALRTRREHPHLGGRPMDDPPPPEARAVFGNTIGYVQYIDMAALQELAADGGLTIFVTAPPGVFADPARPVARVAGEMDDKGALAVAQAFTIGPERTFDQDPRFGLCVLSEIASRALSPAVNDPGTAIDVIGRAVRLLVRWNGCDGPEDDADVACEDVRVPAIAVDDMFDDVFAPIARDGAGTLEVQLRLQKALASLAVADAEVFGAAARRHSATALRRAEAALTLPEERDAVAALAAGIGAVRTAG, from the coding sequence ATGATGTCGCGCTGGCAGTGGGTCCTGACGCTGTTCGCCCGCAAGCTCTGGATCCGCGTCAGCGTGATGGCGCTGATCGGCGTGGCGACCGCCGTGGCCGGTATCGTCTTCGCGCCCTATGTGCCGGACACCTGGACGATCAAGATCGGCGCCCAGGCCATCGACGGCATCCTCAACGTGCTGGCCTCCAGCATGCTGTCGGTGACGGTGTTTTCCATGACCACGATGGTCTCGGCCTATGGCGCGGCGACCAGCAACGTCACCCCGCGGGCGACCCGTCTGCTGATGGAGGACAACACCAGCCAGAACGTGCTCGGGACGTTCATCGGCTCGTTCCTGTTCAGCCTCGTCGGCATCATCGCGCTCAGCACGGGCCTCTATGGCTCCGAGGGGCGCGCCATCCTGCTCGTCGTGACGATCGGGCTGATCGCGCTCATCGCCATCACCATTCTGCGCTGGATCGATTATCTCGCCCGTTTCGGCCGGCTGGGCGAAACCGTCGCGCGTGTCGAGGATGCGACCTGGGACGCGTTGCGGACGCGACGCGAACATCCCCACCTCGGCGGCCGGCCGATGGACGATCCTCCGCCGCCGGAGGCCCGTGCGGTGTTCGGCAATACCATCGGCTACGTCCAGTATATCGACATGGCCGCGCTGCAGGAGCTCGCCGCCGACGGCGGGCTGACCATCTTCGTCACCGCGCCGCCCGGCGTCTTCGCCGATCCGGCACGGCCCGTCGCCAGGGTCGCCGGAGAGATGGACGACAAGGGCGCCCTTGCCGTGGCGCAGGCCTTCACCATCGGCCCGGAACGCACGTTCGACCAGGACCCGCGCTTCGGCCTCTGCGTGCTCTCGGAGATCGCATCGCGGGCGCTGTCTCCCGCGGTGAACGATCCGGGCACCGCCATCGACGTGATCGGGCGGGCGGTACGGCTCCTGGTGCGCTGGAATGGCTGCGACGGCCCCGAGGACGATGCCGACGTCGCCTGCGAGGACGTCCGGGTTCCCGCCATTGCGGTCGACGACATGTTCGACGACGTCTTCGCGCCCATCGCCCGCGACGGCGCCGGCACTCTCGAGGTGCAGTTGCGGCTGCAGAAAGCCCTCGCGAGCCTGGCGGTAGCGGATGCGGAGGTTTTCGGCGCCGCGGCGCGCCGTCATTCGGCCACCGCGCTGCGGCGGGCCGAGGCGGCGCTCACGCTTCCCGAAGAGCGGGATGCCGTCGCCGCCCTCGCCGCGGGGATCGGCGCCGTCAGGACGGCCGGCTGA
- the ligD gene encoding DNA ligase D, protein MAKAQAADRLGAYRQKRNFAKTREPDGRLEAEAGKAQGGSFVIHKHAARRLHYDLRLEHDGALWSWAVTRGPSLDPDDKRLAVHVEDHPLSYGGFEGTIPAGEYGAGSVIVWDRGRWTPEIDPAKAMAKGHIAFTLDGERLKGGWHLVRLKPRKGESRDNWLLMKSKDEAASDRDILAEEPTSLVSGLTVEEVAEGKPPKTAPGTKIPAGKAGAKKPPGKAAAGPAMKRKVAARAPAFVPPCLASLKERPAEGKGWIHEVKFDGYRVQAVVAGGEARLLTRTGLDWTERFGGDLAASFGDLPCESAVIDGEVVVLNDSGVSSFAALQAALSEGRRENMVYYAFDLLHLDGEDLTGEPLVARKERLAALIEGADPARLRYSEHFAEPGEIMLAHACRMGLEGVISKRLDAPYHSGRRGDWIKAKCTRSQEFVIAGYVPSKAHSGRIGSLVVAYHEDDALKHAGRVGTGYTGTVATALKRRLDGLRAERSPFSGKEGRQKDVVWVEPTLACEVEYRTWTADGLLRQAAFKGLREDKPAGEIVREDAPAADPVQEERPKRAKKARAPAAPATSVVLSNADKVLWPDRGLTKEGLLAHYGAVWARMEPLVVRRPLSLVRAPDGISRHSFFQKHASPGMGKTIRTVKPKGESDALLYVEDFDGIAALVQMGVVEIHVWGSTIDDLERPDQVIFDLDPGEGVSMDAVREGALAVRDRLKGIGLESFVKLSGGKGFHVTVPLTPAADWAAVKGFSHDFARAMAATEPGRYTATLAKKARRGKIFIDYLRNGRGATAVAPYSTRARPDAPFAIPAIWKDVEGGLEPNAFKVGDALPARDPWTGFRAAAQPLAAI, encoded by the coding sequence ATGGCGAAGGCGCAAGCGGCCGACCGGCTCGGCGCCTATCGCCAGAAGCGCAACTTTGCCAAGACCCGCGAGCCCGATGGGCGCCTTGAGGCCGAAGCCGGCAAGGCGCAGGGCGGCAGTTTCGTCATTCACAAACACGCCGCCCGCAGGCTCCACTACGATCTGCGCCTCGAACATGACGGCGCGCTGTGGAGCTGGGCGGTGACGCGCGGCCCGAGCCTCGACCCCGACGACAAGCGCCTCGCCGTCCATGTCGAGGACCACCCGCTGAGCTACGGCGGCTTCGAGGGCACGATCCCTGCGGGCGAATACGGAGCCGGCTCGGTCATCGTCTGGGATCGCGGCCGCTGGACACCGGAGATCGACCCGGCCAAGGCCATGGCCAAGGGCCACATCGCCTTCACCCTCGACGGCGAGCGGCTGAAGGGCGGCTGGCACCTCGTGCGGCTGAAGCCGCGCAAGGGCGAGAGCCGCGACAACTGGCTGCTGATGAAGTCCAAGGACGAGGCGGCCTCCGACCGCGACATCCTGGCGGAGGAGCCGACATCGCTCGTTTCCGGCCTGACGGTGGAAGAGGTGGCCGAAGGCAAGCCGCCGAAGACGGCGCCTGGGACGAAGATCCCCGCCGGGAAGGCGGGTGCGAAGAAGCCTCCCGGCAAGGCCGCAGCCGGGCCCGCGATGAAGCGGAAGGTCGCGGCGCGCGCGCCCGCCTTCGTGCCCCCCTGCCTCGCCAGCCTCAAGGAGCGGCCGGCAGAGGGCAAGGGCTGGATCCACGAGGTGAAGTTCGACGGCTACCGCGTCCAGGCCGTGGTGGCCGGCGGGGAGGCGCGCCTGCTGACGCGCACCGGCCTCGACTGGACCGAGCGGTTCGGCGGCGACCTCGCCGCATCCTTCGGCGACCTGCCCTGCGAGAGCGCCGTGATCGACGGCGAGGTGGTGGTGCTGAACGATTCCGGCGTCTCGTCCTTCGCCGCCCTGCAGGCGGCGCTGTCGGAGGGGCGGCGGGAGAATATGGTCTACTACGCCTTCGACCTGCTGCACCTGGACGGCGAGGACCTCACCGGCGAGCCCCTGGTGGCCCGCAAGGAGCGGCTGGCGGCGCTGATCGAGGGCGCGGACCCGGCGCGGCTGCGCTACAGCGAGCATTTCGCCGAGCCCGGCGAGATCATGCTCGCCCATGCCTGCCGGATGGGGCTGGAGGGGGTCATCTCGAAGCGGCTCGACGCCCCCTATCACAGCGGCCGGCGCGGCGACTGGATCAAGGCCAAGTGCACCCGCTCGCAGGAATTCGTCATCGCCGGATACGTGCCCTCGAAAGCCCATTCGGGGCGCATCGGCTCGCTGGTGGTGGCCTATCACGAGGACGACGCCCTGAAGCACGCGGGCCGGGTGGGAACCGGCTACACGGGCACGGTGGCGACGGCGCTGAAGCGCCGCCTCGACGGGCTGCGCGCGGAGCGCTCGCCCTTCTCGGGCAAGGAGGGACGCCAGAAGGACGTCGTCTGGGTCGAGCCGACGCTCGCCTGCGAGGTCGAATACCGGACCTGGACGGCCGACGGCCTGTTGCGCCAGGCCGCATTCAAGGGACTGCGCGAGGACAAGCCGGCCGGCGAGATCGTGCGCGAGGACGCGCCCGCCGCCGATCCGGTGCAGGAGGAGAGGCCGAAACGGGCGAAGAAGGCGCGCGCGCCGGCCGCCCCCGCTACGTCGGTGGTGCTGTCGAATGCCGACAAGGTGCTGTGGCCGGACAGGGGCCTGACCAAGGAAGGCCTGCTCGCCCATTACGGCGCCGTCTGGGCGCGCATGGAGCCACTGGTCGTCCGCCGCCCGCTGAGCCTGGTGCGCGCTCCCGACGGCATTTCCCGCCACTCCTTCTTCCAGAAACACGCCTCCCCCGGCATGGGCAAGACCATCCGCACCGTGAAACCGAAGGGCGAGAGCGACGCCCTGCTCTATGTGGAGGATTTCGACGGCATTGCCGCGCTGGTGCAGATGGGGGTTGTGGAGATCCACGTCTGGGGCTCGACGATCGACGATCTGGAGCGGCCCGACCAGGTGATCTTCGACCTCGATCCCGGCGAGGGCGTGAGCATGGATGCGGTGCGCGAGGGCGCACTGGCGGTCCGTGACCGGCTGAAGGGCATCGGGCTCGAGAGCTTCGTCAAGCTGTCGGGCGGCAAGGGATTCCACGTGACGGTTCCGCTGACGCCGGCCGCGGACTGGGCGGCGGTGAAGGGCTTTTCCCACGACTTCGCCCGCGCCATGGCCGCGACCGAGCCGGGGCGCTACACCGCGACCCTCGCCAAGAAGGCGCGGCGCGGCAAGATTTTCATCGACTATTTGCGCAACGGTCGCGGCGCGACGGCGGTGGCGCCCTATTCCACCCGCGCCAGGCCGGATGCTCCGTTCGCCATTCCGGCGATCTGGAAGGACGTGGAGGGCGGCCTGGAGCCAAACGCCTTCAAGGTGGGCGACGCCCTGCCCGCGCGCGACCCCTGGACGGGTTTCAGGGCCGCGGCGCAGCCGCTGGCTGCCATATGA
- a CDS encoding DNA topoisomerase IB yields the protein MDLVFADLSAPGITRHRHGKGFSYRDGTGRRLTEAATLQRVRALVIPPAWRDVWICTDPAGHIQAVGRDEKGRRQYIYHPGFRAEREAEKFEKLVSFAQILPRLRRRVAADMALPGLERDKVLATVVYLLDRTLIRIGNETYARDNGSFGLSTLRSGHVAVAGSTIRFTFKGKSGKEWRLAIFDKRVSRIVRTCQHLPGQHLFQYRDRDGDLRAVSSDEVNDYLRRAAGGPVSAKDFRTWAGTVLCGLALSLAPPPPNERQLRKQLASAVRAVSQRLGNTPAVCRSSYIHPKIFTAHTEGLLARYARRMSHALAPEGKLTPAERAVLKILTGTVDQKRAEASGGAPRPGKAGAGEARPQELTAQAA from the coding sequence ATGGATCTCGTCTTCGCCGACCTCTCCGCCCCGGGCATCACCCGCCATCGGCACGGCAAGGGCTTCTCCTACAGGGACGGAACAGGACGGCGCCTCACCGAGGCCGCAACGCTGCAGCGGGTCAGGGCGTTGGTGATCCCGCCGGCATGGCGGGACGTGTGGATCTGCACCGATCCCGCCGGCCACATCCAGGCGGTCGGCCGCGACGAGAAGGGCCGGCGGCAGTACATCTATCATCCCGGGTTCCGCGCCGAGCGCGAGGCGGAGAAGTTCGAAAAGCTCGTCTCCTTCGCGCAGATCCTGCCGCGGCTGCGCCGGCGGGTGGCGGCCGACATGGCGCTGCCGGGGCTCGAGCGCGACAAGGTGCTTGCGACGGTGGTCTATCTCCTCGACCGCACGCTCATCCGCATCGGCAACGAGACCTATGCCCGCGACAACGGCAGCTTCGGCCTGTCGACGCTGCGCAGTGGCCATGTGGCGGTGGCGGGCTCGACCATCCGCTTCACCTTCAAGGGCAAGAGCGGCAAGGAGTGGCGCCTGGCGATCTTCGACAAGCGGGTGAGCCGGATCGTCCGCACCTGCCAACACCTGCCGGGCCAGCACCTGTTCCAGTATCGCGACAGGGACGGGGATCTGCGGGCCGTCTCCTCCGACGAGGTCAACGACTATCTGCGCCGCGCCGCCGGCGGGCCGGTCAGCGCCAAGGACTTCCGCACCTGGGCGGGCACGGTTCTCTGCGGCCTCGCCCTGTCGCTGGCCCCTCCCCCGCCGAACGAGCGGCAGTTGCGCAAGCAGTTGGCGAGTGCGGTCAGGGCGGTGTCGCAGCGCCTCGGAAACACGCCCGCCGTCTGCCGCTCCTCCTACATCCACCCGAAGATCTTCACCGCCCATACCGAGGGCCTGCTGGCCCGCTATGCCCGCCGCATGTCCCATGCGCTCGCCCCCGAGGGCAAGCTGACGCCAGCGGAGCGGGCGGTCCTGAAGATCCTGACGGGGACGGTCGACCAGAAGCGGGCCGAGGCTTCCGGCGGCGCGCCGAGGCCCGGCAAGGCGGGGGCCGGCGAGGCCCGGCCGCAGGAGCTGACGGCGCAGGCCGCCTGA
- a CDS encoding Ku protein — protein sequence MASPRANWKGSLTIADLNCPVALYTAASTAERIAFHTINAKTGNRVRREFVDPSTGKPVAREQQIKGYALDDSHMVLLEPEDIAKAVPESDKRLTVEAFIACDDIDTVFFDRPYYLAPAGEVAREAFLVIRDAMREEKVAALARTVLFKRVRTLMIRAHGEGLIAHTLNYDYEVRSAATAFEDVADIKIKKDMLDLARHIVETKAGTFDPAAFDDRYEAAVAEMVRAKLSGKPLARRKDPKPAKVVDLMEALRASAGMKTDDPAAPKKAAGSAAKRPRKAAGGSSRKARGKKAA from the coding sequence ATGGCCTCACCGCGAGCCAACTGGAAGGGATCGCTCACTATCGCGGACCTCAACTGCCCCGTGGCGCTCTACACCGCCGCCTCGACGGCGGAGCGCATCGCCTTCCATACGATCAACGCCAAGACCGGCAACCGGGTGCGGCGTGAGTTCGTCGATCCCTCGACGGGCAAGCCCGTCGCGCGTGAGCAGCAGATCAAGGGCTATGCCCTCGACGACAGCCACATGGTGCTGCTGGAGCCGGAGGACATCGCCAAGGCGGTGCCGGAGAGCGACAAGCGGCTGACGGTGGAGGCCTTCATCGCCTGCGACGACATCGACACGGTGTTCTTCGACCGCCCCTACTATCTCGCGCCCGCCGGCGAGGTGGCGCGCGAGGCCTTCCTCGTCATCCGCGATGCGATGCGCGAGGAAAAGGTGGCGGCGCTCGCCCGCACCGTGCTGTTCAAACGTGTGCGGACGCTGATGATCCGCGCTCACGGCGAGGGTCTCATCGCCCACACCCTCAACTACGACTACGAGGTGCGGTCGGCGGCCACGGCCTTCGAGGATGTTGCCGACATCAAGATCAAGAAGGACATGCTCGACCTCGCCCGCCACATCGTCGAGACGAAGGCCGGCACCTTCGATCCCGCTGCCTTCGACGATCGCTACGAGGCGGCCGTGGCCGAGATGGTCCGGGCCAAGCTCTCCGGCAAGCCGCTGGCGCGCCGCAAGGACCCGAAACCCGCCAAGGTGGTGGACCTGATGGAGGCGCTGAGGGCGAGCGCCGGCATGAAGACGGACGACCCAGCAGCGCCAAAGAAGGCCGCGGGCTCAGCGGCCAAGAGGCCCCGCAAGGCCGCCGGCGGAAGCTCCCGCAAGGCGCGCGGCAAGAAGGCGGCGTGA
- a CDS encoding Ku protein produces the protein MAGQTYWKGYLKLSLVTCPVAMMPATSEAEKLRFHTVNRETGHRVESRYVDAETGKVVADDDQARGYAQGEDDFVILDDEDLESVALDTTRTIDIDTFVPRGSIPWLYLDKPHYLVPNDAVGEEAFAVIREAMKASKVAGIARLVLYRRERAVMLQPRDKGIVVWTLRYGDEVRDEAAYFGDVPADAHPPAKATQLARDLIAERTRRWNPKMASDPVQTELARIIQSKKKTRTKAAKGKPAASGDNVVDLFAALRKSLASEKKPAGRSRR, from the coding sequence ATGGCAGGCCAAACCTACTGGAAGGGCTATCTGAAGCTGTCACTCGTCACCTGTCCGGTGGCGATGATGCCGGCCACCTCGGAGGCCGAGAAGCTCCGCTTCCACACCGTCAACCGCGAGACCGGACACCGCGTCGAGAGCCGCTATGTCGACGCGGAGACGGGCAAGGTCGTGGCGGACGACGACCAGGCGCGCGGCTACGCCCAGGGCGAGGACGATTTCGTCATCCTCGACGACGAGGACCTGGAGTCCGTCGCCCTCGACACCACCCGCACCATCGACATCGACACCTTCGTGCCGCGCGGCTCCATTCCCTGGCTCTACCTCGACAAGCCGCACTATCTCGTGCCCAACGACGCGGTGGGGGAGGAGGCCTTCGCCGTCATTCGCGAGGCGATGAAGGCCTCGAAGGTGGCGGGGATCGCCCGCCTCGTCCTCTATCGCCGCGAGCGCGCCGTGATGCTGCAGCCCCGCGACAAGGGCATCGTCGTCTGGACGCTGCGCTACGGCGACGAGGTGCGCGACGAGGCCGCCTATTTCGGCGACGTTCCCGCCGACGCCCACCCGCCCGCCAAGGCCACCCAGCTCGCCCGCGACCTGATCGCGGAGCGCACCCGGCGGTGGAACCCGAAAATGGCCTCCGACCCGGTGCAGACCGAGCTCGCCCGCATCATCCAGTCGAAGAAGAAGACCCGCACGAAGGCCGCCAAGGGCAAGCCGGCCGCGAGCGGCGACAACGTCGTCGATCTCTTCGCCGCCCTGCGCAAGAGTCTCGCTTCGGAGAAGAAACCCGCCGGCCGCAGCCGGCGTTAG